In Cheilinus undulatus linkage group 16, ASM1832078v1, whole genome shotgun sequence, one DNA window encodes the following:
- the c16h6orf47 gene encoding uncharacterized protein C6orf47 homolog: MTAVVGRAWGWVRSWGGGGSKATSENPHEVTAEAQKPVSQKGGGGWTSWIWGGWRRQRVIDLGSPAEEFWEAQEKLQPMEIEVVGAGKQETETSQQQVSRWWSKYVPTSYLSWPRKIEASGVRRKRRDGRSRDDVDGDFSDYGTPPPSPTPPVTSPFRLFVDGFKIEILPEHHEICFNFLRHLFDLFVVGFLWTVSPPTKLILEVLGVQGALRLWLHGMAMFFVSTVGMAGLLWLVQEYLPQFALIYGIIQALVISVSVRQSVILGMEEDGGGKEEDDKEIDDTKDSREQKETLTSVKDKLKTS; encoded by the exons ATGACAGCTGTGGTGGGTCGGGCATGGGGGTGGGTTCGCTCCTGGGGTGGTGGCGGCAGTAAAGCGACGTCTGAGAACCCCCATGAAGTAACAGCTGAGGCACAGAAGCCAGTCAGCCAGAAGGGTGGTGGCGGGTGGACGTCCTGGATCTGGGGAGGATGGAGGCGTCAGCGTGTG ATTGATCTTGGCAGCCCAGCTGAGGAGTTCTGGGAGGCACAGGAAAAGTTGCAGCCAATGGAAATTGAAGTTGTTGGTGCAGGGAAACAGGAGACAGAAACCAGCCAACAGCAGGTTTCCAGATGGTGGAGTAAATATGTTCCCACCTCTTACCTGTCCTGGCCAAGAAAAATTGAAGCAAGCGGAGTGAGGCGGAAAAGACGTGATGGTCGGAGTAGAGATGATGTTGACGGGGACTTTTCAGACTACGGGACGCCACCTCCATCTCCAACTCCTCCTGTAACATCTCCTTTCAGACTCTTTGTCGACGGCTTTAAGATAGAAATCCTCCCAGAGCACCACGAGATCTGTTTCAACTTCCTGCGACACCTTTTTGATCTGTTTGTGGTTGGCTTCTTGTGGACCGTGTCCCCACCAACAAAGCTCATCCTGGAGGTGCTGGGGGTGCAGGGCGCTCTGAGGCTATGGCTCCACGGCATGGCAATGTTCTTTGtgtccacagtggggatggcggGCTTACTCTGGCTTGTTCAGGAGTACCTTCCTCAGTTCGCTCTGATCTACGGGATCATCCAGGCGCTTGTGATATCTGTCAGCGTACGGCAGAGTGTCATCCTCGGCATGGAGGAGGATGGCggaggaaaagaagaggacGACAAAGAGATAGATGACACTAAGGACAGCAGGGAACAAAAAGAGACGCTCACATCTGTGAAGGACAAGTTGAAGACAAGTTAG